One window of Phycisphaeraceae bacterium genomic DNA carries:
- a CDS encoding COX15/CtaA family protein, with protein MNAGQSMGSFAPGITCGFATATVFYVAAWVTHLPVLDLEARLAGPAILVSWLLGALVMGRGVARGQAALAGLVAGVTTSLLILIPLGSALVETPEGDIPLPGTSGLASNAAMRAGGFMAVAIAVGFIGTFVGSRVSGAPTRPGRAWLSRFAAVACVATLPLIAIGGIVTTTDAGMAFPDWPTSDGANMFLYPLSLMARPDRYFEHTHRLFGAFVGLTVLSLAIFTFATERARGFRIAAAILFVAVCVQGLMGAVRVTEDSMSLRFVHGFAAQVFFGSLVGFSVAVSGAWAPVGILQRDPLLRRLKLFSTISLHSCLLQHLLGAMYRHMKYGGSKGVSHILYTHAALAFVVFVASIIAVIVGSSAAGVAGPLGRPIKRWTTILGATVSIQFLLGWGAFFAVMHDKGVLTNPAVSTATITTAHQANGALLLGSLVVVWLLSRRAWKATSGPAPSA; from the coding sequence ATGAACGCTGGCCAGAGTATGGGCTCGTTTGCTCCCGGGATCACCTGTGGGTTTGCGACGGCAACAGTTTTTTATGTCGCGGCGTGGGTCACGCATCTCCCGGTGCTTGATCTTGAGGCGCGACTCGCCGGTCCGGCGATTCTCGTTTCGTGGTTGCTGGGCGCGCTGGTCATGGGCCGAGGCGTGGCTCGGGGCCAGGCGGCTCTCGCGGGTCTCGTGGCAGGTGTGACGACTTCGCTGCTCATCCTGATTCCCCTCGGGTCGGCGCTGGTGGAAACCCCGGAGGGCGATATCCCACTCCCCGGAACAAGTGGCCTTGCGTCGAACGCGGCGATGCGTGCGGGCGGCTTCATGGCGGTCGCGATCGCTGTTGGCTTCATCGGGACATTCGTCGGATCGAGAGTATCCGGCGCGCCGACCAGGCCCGGGCGGGCGTGGCTGTCGCGCTTTGCTGCGGTTGCTTGCGTCGCCACGCTCCCGCTGATCGCCATCGGCGGGATCGTGACGACAACGGATGCGGGCATGGCGTTCCCTGATTGGCCGACATCCGACGGCGCGAACATGTTCTTGTACCCGCTCTCGCTGATGGCCCGTCCTGACCGGTACTTCGAGCACACGCACCGGTTGTTCGGCGCGTTTGTCGGCCTCACGGTGCTCTCCCTGGCCATTTTCACGTTCGCAACGGAGCGGGCGAGGGGATTCCGGATCGCCGCTGCGATTCTCTTCGTTGCGGTCTGTGTTCAGGGGCTGATGGGCGCGGTTCGGGTCACGGAAGACAGCATGTCACTGCGATTCGTGCATGGATTCGCGGCCCAGGTCTTCTTCGGCAGTCTTGTGGGTTTCTCGGTCGCAGTCTCGGGCGCGTGGGCTCCAGTTGGGATATTGCAGCGCGATCCGCTTCTTCGACGGTTGAAGCTCTTCTCGACCATTTCTCTGCATTCGTGCCTGCTGCAGCACCTCTTAGGGGCGATGTACAGGCACATGAAGTACGGGGGCTCGAAGGGCGTTTCGCACATCCTCTACACCCATGCCGCACTCGCGTTCGTGGTATTCGTTGCCTCGATCATCGCGGTGATTGTCGGGAGCAGTGCGGCGGGCGTGGCCGGCCCGCTCGGGAGGCCGATCAAGCGTTGGACCACGATCCTGGGCGCAACGGTGTCGATCCAGTTCCTGCTGGGATGGGGCGCGTTCTTCGCCGTCATGCACGATAAAGGCGTCCTGACGAATCCCGCAGTGTCAACCGCGACCATCACAACCGCCCATCAGGCGAATGGCGCCCTCCTTCTGGGCTCGCTGGTGGTGGTCTGGCTCCTGTCGAGGCGGGCGTGGAAGGCGACTTCCGGCCCTGCACCCTCGGCCTGA
- a CDS encoding DUF1501 domain-containing protein — MSNENRSPFTRREFLTTSLTFASASLTVPSFLQRSAFAVGQPTRSLTSIPGVDQGRILVVVQLSGGNDGLNTVVPYGFDAYYRMRPGIGVSANQALRLSKADGVGLHPAMTGLHDLHENGLLSIVQGVGYPNPNRSHFKSMDIWHTADTNATGDGWLGKYVDSQCCGEGKGESGTPESAGPATEPPIAIGRTAPLALQARKVVPVSFESADLFRWVGQDASKSLAQPYDAIVERGVTDEVDPASNAAFLMRTALDARVSSDRIRKAVSARALVEYPRTGLARDLSMVASMIRAELPTRVYYVSFGGFDTHAGQGGAQGSHANLLRQFGDALKAFYADLKAQENDRRVLTMCFSEFGRRAAQNASGGTDHGTAAPMFLAGPMVRPGLIGNHPSLTDLDNGDLKHGLDFRSVYAGILKDWMQTEPEKVLDRSFRPAVLFKKA; from the coding sequence ATGAGCAACGAGAACCGATCACCATTCACCAGGCGAGAGTTCCTCACGACATCTCTCACGTTCGCCAGCGCGTCGCTGACGGTCCCGTCGTTCCTGCAGCGGTCGGCGTTTGCAGTGGGGCAGCCCACACGATCGCTCACGTCGATACCGGGCGTGGATCAGGGCCGCATTCTCGTCGTCGTGCAGCTGTCGGGCGGCAACGACGGGCTGAACACCGTCGTTCCATACGGATTCGACGCCTACTACAGGATGCGCCCCGGCATCGGCGTCAGCGCGAATCAGGCCCTTCGTTTGTCGAAGGCGGATGGTGTGGGCTTGCATCCCGCGATGACGGGGCTCCACGATCTGCACGAGAACGGACTGCTCTCGATCGTGCAGGGTGTCGGGTACCCGAACCCCAATCGCTCACACTTCAAGTCCATGGACATCTGGCACACGGCGGACACGAACGCCACGGGCGACGGCTGGCTGGGCAAGTACGTCGACTCACAGTGCTGCGGTGAGGGCAAGGGCGAGAGCGGCACGCCGGAGTCTGCCGGCCCTGCGACCGAGCCGCCGATCGCGATCGGGCGGACCGCGCCGCTGGCGCTTCAGGCGCGGAAGGTGGTTCCGGTGTCGTTCGAGTCAGCAGACTTGTTCCGCTGGGTCGGGCAGGATGCGAGCAAGTCTCTGGCGCAGCCATACGACGCGATCGTAGAGAGAGGCGTCACCGACGAGGTCGATCCGGCGAGCAACGCCGCGTTTCTCATGCGGACCGCGCTCGACGCCAGAGTGTCGAGCGACCGCATCCGAAAGGCCGTCTCGGCCCGAGCGCTTGTCGAGTATCCGAGGACGGGGTTGGCCCGCGATCTTTCGATGGTCGCTTCGATGATCAGGGCCGAGCTGCCGACCCGTGTGTACTACGTCTCTTTCGGCGGGTTCGATACGCACGCCGGCCAGGGCGGCGCACAGGGCTCGCACGCGAATCTGCTCAGGCAATTCGGCGATGCGCTCAAGGCGTTCTACGCCGATCTTAAGGCACAGGAGAATGACCGGCGCGTGCTCACCATGTGCTTCTCGGAGTTCGGACGCAGAGCCGCCCAGAACGCATCAGGCGGCACCGACCACGGCACAGCAGCACCGATGTTCCTTGCGGGGCCCATGGTCAGGCCGGGCCTGATCGGAAACCACCCATCGCTCACGGACCTGGACAACGGGGATCTGAAGCACGGGCTGGATTTCCGATCGGTGTACGCGGGAATCCTCAAAGACTGGATGCAGACCGAGCCCGAGAAGGTGCTCGATCGATCGTTCCGTCCGGCGGTGCTGTTCAAGAAGGCATGA
- a CDS encoding cytochrome c3 family protein, whose amino-acid sequence MATIFPKWLNMVPTLLAMGGGGATMAVVVGTWYWATPDYFEVGYMPTQPGSGFNHQIHAGKLGMDCRYCHTKVEESNEANIPAVATCIGCHAEERLATAFDPGEKVAFIREAYAKDHSVEWRRVHKLPDYVRNFPHAAHINAGVSCYSCHGQITAMPVVFQAEGLGMGWCLDCHRGVEKTPEKYLVPPDKVTNLFWVEQHLATVKKGDAQARKLQEQLRESPPQHCGACHY is encoded by the coding sequence ATGGCCACGATCTTTCCGAAGTGGTTGAACATGGTTCCGACGCTGCTCGCCATGGGCGGCGGCGGCGCGACGATGGCTGTCGTTGTCGGCACGTGGTACTGGGCGACGCCCGATTACTTCGAGGTCGGCTACATGCCCACCCAGCCCGGCAGCGGCTTCAATCACCAGATTCACGCCGGCAAGCTCGGCATGGATTGCCGCTATTGCCACACCAAAGTTGAAGAATCAAACGAGGCGAACATCCCCGCTGTCGCCACGTGCATCGGGTGCCATGCCGAGGAACGTCTCGCTACGGCGTTTGATCCCGGTGAGAAAGTCGCGTTTATCCGCGAGGCCTACGCCAAGGACCACAGCGTCGAGTGGCGCAGGGTCCACAAGCTTCCTGACTACGTGCGAAACTTCCCCCACGCCGCGCACATCAACGCAGGCGTCTCCTGCTACTCGTGCCACGGCCAGATCACCGCGATGCCTGTGGTCTTTCAGGCCGAGGGGCTCGGCATGGGCTGGTGCCTCGACTGCCACCGGGGCGTCGAGAAGACCCCTGAGAAGTACCTCGTTCCGCCGGACAAGGTGACAAATCTCTTCTGGGTTGAGCAGCATCTGGCCACAGTCAAGAAGGGCGATGCGCAGGCACGCAAACTCCAAGAGCAACTTCGAGAGAGCCCGCCCCAGCACTGCGGCGCGTGCCACTACTGA
- the tadA gene encoding Flp pilus assembly complex ATPase component TadA has protein sequence MSMMADTIFLIPGAGLPTLTFAEAFVMVSWWKAILYLLPLVGWAAIITRIYDKHAARFHLNRERWNILHIALGVGAFLLGFLMPLPGIAGFLVGFAAMLLVLGIDLAIYPMIANKDERVPEGHKVKIDFSAFTEKKKAKAEAKQLGSSELLIRGPDKVAIQPPNRETPEFALRLAAEQVVLRAMAARASRFELAPSGKDNAYRVVHTVDSLPVPAESIAGPEAIQIIDFWKSSAKMDIQDRRRRQMADIAIEKESDKKKVRLTATGVQGGMRLQGTFDADLAVRRKKNEMGFLTPQIEEFDRIVGDTSGIVILATPPGQGRTTLFYTTMRGHDAYTSNVQTLELEVQDALEGVRQNVFEATKDGAEFSTTLRSILRRDPSVVGSAELPDAATAQEVIKADTERTRIYVALKSDSALGALMTFVKATGDASAAGPLLKGVVVGKVIRKLCLNCRVAYQPPADLLKKLGLPPDKVTQLFKKGGQVLIKNKPEVCPVCNGVGYHGLEGIFEVYVLDAGVRSRIAAQDWNGVKAELRKRELPTLQQAALRKAVDGTTSIEEVMRVTAEQRPAQPAQKKQEPAPQQS, from the coding sequence GTGAGCATGATGGCCGACACGATCTTTCTGATTCCCGGCGCTGGCCTGCCGACCCTGACGTTCGCCGAAGCGTTCGTCATGGTCTCGTGGTGGAAGGCGATTCTCTATCTGCTGCCCCTGGTCGGATGGGCCGCGATCATCACGCGGATCTACGACAAGCACGCCGCTCGATTCCACCTCAATCGCGAGCGATGGAACATCCTGCACATCGCGCTCGGCGTCGGCGCGTTCCTGCTCGGCTTCCTGATGCCGCTCCCCGGGATCGCAGGGTTCCTGGTCGGATTCGCGGCGATGCTCCTCGTGCTCGGGATCGACCTTGCCATCTACCCGATGATCGCCAATAAGGACGAACGCGTTCCCGAGGGGCACAAGGTCAAGATCGATTTCTCCGCCTTCACCGAGAAGAAGAAGGCAAAGGCGGAGGCCAAGCAACTGGGTTCTTCCGAGTTGCTCATCCGTGGCCCGGACAAAGTCGCGATCCAGCCCCCCAACAGGGAGACGCCCGAGTTTGCTCTGCGGCTCGCTGCGGAACAGGTCGTGCTGCGTGCCATGGCGGCGCGAGCGAGCCGTTTCGAACTCGCGCCCTCCGGCAAGGACAACGCATATCGCGTAGTCCACACGGTCGATTCCTTGCCCGTGCCTGCGGAGAGCATCGCAGGCCCCGAGGCGATCCAGATCATCGATTTCTGGAAGTCATCGGCGAAGATGGATATCCAGGATCGGCGGCGTCGCCAGATGGCGGACATCGCCATCGAGAAAGAAAGCGACAAGAAGAAGGTCCGTCTCACCGCGACGGGCGTGCAGGGTGGGATGCGTTTGCAGGGCACCTTCGATGCGGACCTTGCGGTTCGGCGCAAGAAGAATGAGATGGGCTTCCTCACCCCTCAGATCGAGGAATTCGATCGCATCGTCGGAGACACATCCGGGATCGTGATCCTCGCGACACCTCCCGGCCAGGGACGCACGACGCTGTTCTACACGACGATGCGCGGGCACGACGCGTACACCTCGAACGTCCAGACACTTGAGTTGGAAGTCCAGGATGCGTTGGAGGGTGTGCGTCAGAATGTCTTCGAGGCGACGAAGGACGGTGCCGAGTTCAGCACGACATTGCGATCCATCCTGCGTCGCGATCCCAGCGTAGTCGGCTCCGCCGAACTGCCTGATGCAGCGACAGCTCAAGAGGTCATTAAGGCGGACACCGAGCGCACGCGGATTTATGTGGCGCTCAAGTCCGACAGCGCGCTTGGCGCATTGATGACGTTCGTAAAGGCCACCGGCGACGCATCTGCCGCCGGTCCTCTGCTGAAGGGCGTAGTTGTCGGCAAGGTGATCCGGAAGTTGTGCCTCAACTGCCGCGTTGCGTACCAGCCGCCCGCGGACCTGCTGAAGAAACTCGGACTTCCCCCGGACAAGGTGACGCAGTTGTTCAAGAAGGGTGGCCAGGTGCTGATCAAGAACAAGCCCGAGGTCTGCCCGGTGTGCAACGGCGTCGGATATCACGGCCTTGAAGGCATCTTCGAGGTCTACGTGCTCGATGCGGGCGTGCGCTCGCGGATTGCAGCCCAGGACTGGAACGGCGTGAAGGCGGAACTCCGCAAGCGGGAGCTGCCGACGCTGCAACAGGCCGCCCTGCGTAAGGCCGTTGATGGCACCACGAGCATCGAGGAGGTCATGCGAGTAACGGCCGAGCAGCGTCCGGCACAACCGGCACAGAAGAAGCAAGAGCCCGCGCCCCAGCAGTCCTGA
- a CDS encoding DUF1800 domain-containing protein: protein MLRSRQISDPPPGSDEPPVAAPDGPPADLHVEPERAEERPRGPKPRIDPSSPIPDADFTPEHARHLLWRSGFGGTPEQIQTLAAWGPTRSVDYLLNVGDIPFDGVVTDLFKNDIMRAPTAEERAAARVAARSQDEESLARFRVMRQQAERADRLQIREVQEWWLSRMIQTPRPLEEKMTLFWHGHFATSYRTIENSYHMFRQNQLFRANALGNYGKLMYEIIRDPAMLAYLDNNDSRKGRPNENLARELMELFSLGVGNYTENDIREGARALTGYTFNENEFVFRRQDHDNGRKNILGRSGTLDGDGFVTAILEKRATSRFMARKLYRYFVADLPEREKDMDPATKRYVDGIASTLASRRYELKPVLRQLFLSRRFYESEVMGQQIKSPVQLVVGAVRSLRTPVRDLGTLLDAMDLMGQSIFFPPSVKGWDGGRSWINTSTMYVRQNVLTFLLTGRKPRGRDAGASIEQYEPSRLVAEIAERDPAIRTDVEAMLRAMARFVVGRDSESLIAPLRAYVAGATSGGAAPTDPRVLTGVLLLLTAAPEYQLN, encoded by the coding sequence ATGCTCCGATCCAGACAGATCAGCGATCCGCCGCCGGGCTCTGACGAGCCCCCGGTGGCGGCTCCAGATGGCCCCCCTGCGGATCTTCATGTTGAGCCGGAGCGGGCCGAAGAGAGGCCACGAGGTCCGAAACCAAGGATCGATCCATCCTCGCCGATTCCTGATGCTGATTTCACGCCCGAGCACGCCCGGCATCTGCTCTGGCGATCCGGGTTCGGGGGCACGCCCGAGCAGATCCAGACGCTCGCGGCATGGGGGCCGACGCGCTCGGTCGATTATCTGCTGAACGTCGGCGACATCCCGTTCGACGGGGTGGTCACCGACTTGTTCAAGAACGACATCATGCGTGCGCCGACAGCCGAGGAGCGTGCCGCGGCTCGAGTGGCGGCTCGGTCTCAGGACGAAGAGTCGTTGGCGCGGTTCCGAGTGATGCGTCAGCAGGCAGAACGAGCGGATCGGCTGCAGATTCGCGAGGTGCAGGAGTGGTGGCTGTCTCGGATGATCCAGACACCCCGTCCGCTTGAGGAGAAGATGACGCTGTTCTGGCACGGCCACTTTGCGACGAGTTACCGCACGATCGAGAACTCGTACCACATGTTCCGTCAGAACCAGCTCTTCCGGGCGAACGCGCTCGGGAACTACGGCAAGCTGATGTACGAGATCATCCGCGACCCGGCGATGCTCGCGTATCTGGACAACAACGACTCGCGCAAGGGGCGTCCGAATGAGAACCTGGCACGCGAGTTGATGGAGCTCTTCTCTCTCGGCGTGGGCAACTACACGGAGAATGACATCCGCGAGGGGGCTCGCGCACTGACCGGGTACACCTTCAATGAAAATGAGTTCGTCTTTCGGCGTCAGGACCATGACAACGGACGGAAGAACATCCTCGGTCGATCGGGGACTCTCGATGGGGACGGCTTCGTGACCGCGATCCTTGAGAAGCGAGCGACATCGCGGTTCATGGCCCGCAAGCTCTACCGCTACTTCGTCGCCGACCTCCCCGAGAGAGAGAAGGACATGGATCCGGCGACGAAGCGGTACGTCGACGGGATTGCGAGCACGCTCGCATCGCGTCGGTACGAGTTGAAGCCCGTGCTCCGTCAGCTCTTTCTCTCGCGCCGGTTCTACGAGAGCGAAGTGATGGGGCAGCAGATCAAGAGCCCGGTGCAACTGGTCGTCGGCGCGGTTCGCTCGCTCAGAACCCCGGTACGAGATCTCGGGACGCTGCTCGACGCGATGGACCTGATGGGGCAGTCGATCTTCTTCCCGCCGAGCGTGAAGGGCTGGGATGGCGGGCGGTCTTGGATCAACACGTCCACGATGTACGTGAGACAGAACGTGCTGACGTTCCTCCTGACGGGACGCAAACCCCGCGGCAGAGACGCCGGCGCTTCCATTGAGCAGTATGAACCGAGCCGCCTAGTGGCTGAGATCGCCGAGCGTGACCCCGCGATCCGCACCGATGTGGAGGCAATGCTCCGGGCCATGGCGCGGTTCGTCGTGGGACGCGACAGCGAATCTCTCATCGCGCCGCTGCGTGCATACGTCGCGGGCGCGACTTCCGGTGGAGCCGCGCCGACAGACCCGCGAGTGCTGACAGGCGTGCTGCTTCTGCTGACCGCGGCACCCGAGTACCAACTGAACTGA
- the rplI gene encoding 50S ribosomal protein L9, whose protein sequence is MAKNIQLLLTENVDNLGIVGDVVNVRLGYARNYLLPREMATTPSEELIKSLAAKRAEAQKHLAEVRKQREAMIGKMSGLEITLEKPCNDQGILYGSITQNDLAVAFKKLGYDVKPREVRIGQTIKRIDSYDIHVKLASDLESSVRLHVKADRHIEEDAKEEMDFDNEGNLIEKGKEPRGERGGRGRRQAAEAAPAAEPEAEAKPEKKKAGKKATAKE, encoded by the coding sequence ATGGCCAAGAACATTCAGCTTCTGCTCACAGAGAACGTCGACAACCTCGGCATCGTCGGGGATGTGGTGAACGTTCGTCTCGGATACGCACGCAACTACCTGCTCCCCCGCGAGATGGCGACCACGCCATCCGAGGAACTCATCAAGTCTCTGGCCGCCAAGCGTGCAGAGGCCCAGAAGCATCTCGCAGAGGTTCGCAAGCAGCGCGAAGCGATGATCGGCAAGATGTCCGGACTTGAGATCACGCTCGAGAAGCCCTGCAACGATCAGGGTATTCTGTACGGCTCAATCACGCAGAACGACCTCGCCGTGGCCTTCAAGAAGCTCGGCTACGACGTCAAGCCGCGCGAGGTCCGCATCGGCCAGACCATCAAGCGGATCGACAGCTACGACATCCACGTCAAGCTCGCTTCTGACCTTGAATCGTCCGTCCGTCTGCACGTCAAGGCCGATCGCCACATCGAGGAAGATGCGAAGGAAGAGATGGACTTTGACAACGAGGGCAACCTCATCGAGAAGGGCAAGGAACCCCGGGGCGAGCGAGGCGGACGAGGCCGCAGACAGGCGGCAGAGGCCGCTCCCGCTGCTGAGCCCGAAGCAGAGGCGAAGCCCGAGAAGAAGAAGGCGGGCAAGAAGGCCACCGCGAAGGAGTGA
- a CDS encoding sigma-70 family RNA polymerase sigma factor, protein MRQIISKRNPSPLEQVRRRHRVDIVESAGASDSKAARKRLSAEDERLLNQILESEQDFIDSPVFYEPGAEKQIYDQAPDIAKPDTSWYHPVMDDLSAARGRTVKSAQQVILTGAEEKVLFHQFNYARFRVYSLQKDVWASPARQPNPSQAEEILRWYRLSERIREQIAETNLALVLAMAKRTRMSEVDFADLVSEGNMALLRAVDKFDAGRGYKFSTYACRAILKAFSRQGMKLSKYRQRFPTDFDPKLERSDFLETKRATFEKDAAEEVKRIVLDNRADLTDVERTVIEHRFGLESGDNEKPMTLEQVGQIIGVTKERVRQIQNKAMEKIRLTLEASFLGTKEEEEGETEQGGQSGSETGSTQTPQGLVALN, encoded by the coding sequence ATGAGACAGATCATCAGCAAACGAAACCCGTCGCCTCTGGAGCAGGTGCGCCGTCGCCACCGGGTTGACATTGTCGAGTCGGCGGGCGCTTCCGATTCGAAGGCCGCGCGGAAGCGGCTTTCGGCAGAGGATGAGCGCCTTCTGAACCAGATCCTTGAGTCTGAGCAGGACTTCATCGACTCTCCGGTCTTTTACGAGCCCGGAGCGGAGAAGCAGATCTACGACCAGGCCCCGGATATCGCCAAGCCGGATACCTCGTGGTATCACCCGGTGATGGACGATCTCTCCGCGGCTCGCGGTCGCACCGTGAAGTCTGCGCAGCAGGTCATCCTGACCGGCGCGGAGGAGAAGGTCCTCTTCCACCAGTTCAATTACGCACGTTTCCGCGTGTACTCGCTCCAGAAAGATGTCTGGGCATCGCCTGCACGTCAGCCCAATCCGTCACAGGCGGAGGAGATCCTGCGCTGGTACCGCCTCTCCGAGCGGATCCGCGAGCAGATCGCCGAGACGAACCTCGCTCTCGTCCTGGCCATGGCCAAGCGGACCCGCATGAGCGAGGTGGACTTCGCCGATCTGGTCAGCGAAGGCAACATGGCTCTGCTTCGCGCTGTCGATAAGTTCGACGCGGGGCGCGGCTACAAGTTCTCGACCTACGCGTGTCGCGCGATCCTCAAGGCGTTCAGCCGCCAGGGGATGAAGCTCTCCAAGTATCGCCAGCGCTTCCCGACGGACTTCGATCCGAAGCTGGAGCGTTCGGACTTCCTGGAGACCAAGCGAGCGACGTTCGAGAAGGACGCCGCGGAAGAGGTGAAGCGGATCGTGCTGGACAACCGTGCAGACCTGACGGATGTCGAGCGCACTGTGATCGAGCACCGCTTCGGGCTTGAGTCAGGCGACAACGAGAAGCCGATGACACTTGAGCAGGTGGGTCAGATCATCGGCGTGACGAAGGAGCGTGTTCGCCAGATCCAGAACAAGGCGATGGAGAAGATCCGCCTGACGCTCGAGGCCTCCTTCCTCGGTACAAAGGAGGAGGAAGAGGGCGAGACTGAGCAGGGAGGACAGTCGGGCTCAGAGACCGGATCAACGCAGACCCCGCAGGGTCTCGTTGCACTGAACTGA
- a CDS encoding superoxide dismutase, which produces MPFTLPALPYATNTLVPAIDAATMEIHHGKHHKAYVDNANKALEGTPWADMDPVEVIKSLKDLPDEKRGPVRNNAGGHVNHSMFWSILAAPGTGGTPTGPLAEAINASFGSLDAMKEKFAAAAMGRFGSGWAWLCVKNGKLEICSTANQDNPLMGESVAGCGGTPILGLDVWEHAYYLNYQNRRADYVASFWTIVNWAKVQENFAKAK; this is translated from the coding sequence ATGCCCTTTACGCTCCCGGCACTTCCTTATGCAACAAACACACTCGTCCCTGCGATCGACGCTGCGACGATGGAGATCCACCACGGCAAGCACCACAAGGCGTATGTCGACAACGCGAACAAGGCACTCGAAGGAACACCCTGGGCAGACATGGACCCGGTTGAGGTGATCAAGTCTCTTAAAGATCTTCCGGACGAGAAACGCGGCCCCGTTCGCAACAACGCCGGCGGGCACGTCAATCACTCCATGTTCTGGTCGATCCTTGCAGCCCCCGGCACGGGCGGCACGCCCACCGGCCCTCTCGCCGAAGCGATCAACGCCTCTTTCGGGTCACTCGATGCCATGAAAGAGAAGTTCGCCGCCGCCGCGATGGGGCGATTTGGCTCCGGCTGGGCCTGGCTGTGCGTGAAGAATGGCAAGCTTGAGATCTGCTCGACCGCCAACCAGGACAACCCGCTGATGGGCGAGTCCGTGGCGGGTTGTGGCGGTACGCCGATCCTCGGTCTCGATGTCTGGGAGCACGCCTACTACCTGAACTACCAGAACCGACGCGCCGACTATGTGGCTTCGTTCTGGACGATCGTGAACTGGGCGAAGGTCCAAGAGAACTTCGCCAAAGCGAAGTGA
- a CDS encoding PilT/PilU family type 4a pilus ATPase, producing the protein MSIGSDSQTGESITGHVSLTRKKATDPHATRWGDFLKATIKFEASDLIMKSEQAPKLRIRGSLKPLDTPPVGIDEFWKIAETILSEEQLADLAKFGSVDFAYDYDERCRFRVNLFQARGKLSVAARRITSNILPFEGLHLPEVMGQIALQPQGIVLLCGVTGSGKSTTIASMLDYVNAQKPVHIVTIEDPIEYIFEDKKATINQREIGIDCLDFKTAMRALVRENPDIVLIGEMRDAETFETALQAAETGHLVYGTIHASSTTQTFSRIYGLFEQEEIEQVRKILGYQMRAFVYQKLLPTLHKNIHRIPALEILINDAVVQKHILDGREGELRSYLNSIEARQRGMVDFNQSLVELVEKEYIHVRVAMDSSPNVDELNMKLKKLG; encoded by the coding sequence ATGTCGATCGGGTCAGACAGTCAAACCGGCGAGTCGATCACTGGCCACGTTTCGCTCACACGGAAGAAGGCGACCGACCCCCACGCGACGCGCTGGGGCGACTTCCTGAAGGCCACGATCAAGTTCGAGGCCTCTGACCTGATCATGAAGTCCGAGCAGGCACCGAAACTCCGCATCCGTGGCTCGCTCAAGCCGCTCGACACCCCGCCGGTCGGGATTGATGAGTTCTGGAAGATCGCGGAGACCATTCTCTCCGAGGAGCAACTGGCGGATCTGGCCAAGTTCGGCTCTGTCGACTTCGCGTACGACTACGACGAGCGGTGCCGCTTCCGCGTCAACCTCTTCCAGGCACGAGGCAAGCTCTCGGTCGCAGCCCGGCGCATCACCAGCAACATCCTCCCGTTCGAGGGGCTGCACCTTCCCGAGGTCATGGGACAGATCGCTCTCCAGCCGCAGGGCATCGTGCTCCTCTGCGGCGTGACTGGATCCGGCAAGTCAACGACCATCGCGTCGATGCTCGACTATGTGAACGCACAGAAGCCGGTCCACATCGTCACGATCGAGGACCCGATCGAGTACATCTTCGAGGACAAGAAGGCAACGATCAACCAGCGCGAGATCGGCATCGACTGCCTCGATTTCAAGACCGCGATGCGTGCGCTCGTCCGCGAGAACCCGGACATCGTGCTCATCGGCGAGATGCGCGACGCCGAGACCTTCGAGACCGCGCTCCAGGCCGCCGAGACCGGCCACCTGGTGTACGGAACCATCCACGCCTCGAGCACGACGCAGACCTTCAGCCGTATCTACGGCCTTTTCGAGCAGGAAGAGATCGAGCAGGTGCGGAAGATCCTGGGCTACCAGATGCGCGCGTTCGTCTACCAGAAGCTCCTCCCCACCCTTCACAAGAACATCCACCGCATCCCTGCCCTTGAGATCCTGATCAACGACGCCGTGGTGCAGAAGCACATCCTCGACGGGCGAGAGGGCGAGTTGCGGTCGTACCTCAACTCGATCGAGGCCCGCCAGCGCGGTATGGTCGACTTCAACCAGTCGCTTGTGGAACTGGTCGAGAAGGAGTACATTCACGTCCGCGTCGCGATGGACTCCTCTCCCAACGTTGACGAACTGAATATGAAGCTGAAGAAGCTTGGCTGA